ACGCCATCCTCTGCAACCCCCGCAACTGCTACCAGAACTACAATGTGGCGGTGAACCTGAGCAACCGCATCATCTACACCTACATGGGGCCCTTGAAACCCCGGGCCGCCAATGCCAACTACTGCACCTCCGGCGCCTTGAGTCCGCTGTTCAACGACCCCTACTACCGCACCATCGGCATCGGCACCCGCATCTTTTTGGGGGGCGGGGTGGGCTATGTCTGCTTTCCCGGCACCCAGCACCATCCGGGCAAACCCCGCAACGACCGGGGCATCCCCTTAAGCCCCGCAGGCACCCTCATGGTCATCGGCGACCTGAAACAGATGAGCCCCCGGTATCTGGTGGGGGTGAGTCTGTTGGGCTACGGCTGCTCCCTCACCGTGGGGCTGGGCGTCCCCATCCCCATTCTCAACGAGGAGATGGCCCATTTCTGCGCCGTCAGCGACGAGGAGCTTCTGGCCCCCATCGTGGATTACGGCACCGACTACCCCCAGGCCACCGGCCGGGTGCTGGGACATGTGAGCTATGCCCAGCTCAAAAGCGGCACCATCACCCTAAACGGCAAGCAGGTGGCCACCGTGCCCCTCTCCAGCCTGGTCAGGGCCCGGGAGGTGGCGCAGAAGCTGAAGGAATGGATCCAGAGCGGCCGCTTTCTCTTGGGGGAGCCGGTGGAACTCCTGCCCACGGCGGAAGAACAGCCAGCAGCCCCCACCTATGCCCGGGAGAGCTGAAGGTGGAAGGTAGGGGAGGGGGCTAAGGGTCGCAGACCTTACCCCCTCCCCTACAACCCCTCCCCCAATCCCCTATGAAATTTTATAAGCCAGATTTGCTCGGCTATTTGCAGGGATGGCGGCGGGCCGTGCTCTTGTTTTCCGGGGGACTGGACT
The sequence above is a segment of the Desulfobaccales bacterium genome. Coding sequences within it:
- a CDS encoding homocysteine biosynthesis protein produces the protein MAHFQVNKTYQEINEKIKQGKAVVVTAEEIIGIVREKGEVEAARTVDVVTTGTFSPMCSSGAFLNFGHTKPPIKASRVWLNNVPAYAGLAAVDVYLGATEPAADDPLNKVYPGEFKYGGGHVIQDLVAGKAVHLVAEAYGTDCYPNKRVEKEITLKQMVNAILCNPRNCYQNYNVAVNLSNRIIYTYMGPLKPRAANANYCTSGALSPLFNDPYYRTIGIGTRIFLGGGVGYVCFPGTQHHPGKPRNDRGIPLSPAGTLMVIGDLKQMSPRYLVGVSLLGYGCSLTVGLGVPIPILNEEMAHFCAVSDEELLAPIVDYGTDYPQATGRVLGHVSYAQLKSGTITLNGKQVATVPLSSLVRAREVAQKLKEWIQSGRFLLGEPVELLPTAEEQPAAPTYARES